Proteins from a single region of Candidatus Binataceae bacterium:
- a CDS encoding LLM class flavin-dependent oxidoreductase, with translation MKLFNFHLMPYADADLAQIERDGTAWVTHSNRHYDPKKGAELYNQYLDQLEAADALGFDGVVMNEHHQTAYGLMPTPGVLAGALSRRIRHGKIAILGRALPLLSNPLVVAEEYAVLDNITRGKIIAGFVRGIGAEYHSMGVNPTYSQERFIEAHDLIVRAWTEPGPFAFEGKHYNFKYVNPWPRPYQEPHPPIFIPSSGSSSTIEWAAGKRYTFCQTLAPIALVAKTFQLYREAAQRAGYEASPDQLAWSNAIYVAESDARALREAKPHLESYANYFLKTNPALMMPPGYTSIESIKRIRQLRAHRSDWQSAEDLIDKGVVIVGGPNTVRERLAEYQDLAGFNYSLTKTQFGTMPHAMVEANQAAIAQEVLPYFRERRPQPRREAV, from the coding sequence ATGAAACTCTTCAATTTTCACCTGATGCCTTACGCGGACGCCGATCTGGCGCAGATCGAGCGGGACGGTACCGCCTGGGTTACGCACAGCAATCGCCATTACGATCCGAAGAAGGGGGCGGAGCTTTACAACCAGTACTTGGATCAGCTCGAAGCGGCCGACGCTCTGGGCTTCGACGGGGTTGTGATGAACGAGCATCATCAGACCGCCTACGGTCTGATGCCGACCCCGGGCGTGCTGGCGGGGGCGCTGTCGCGCCGAATCCGCCATGGCAAGATCGCGATCTTGGGGCGCGCGCTGCCGCTGCTGTCCAATCCGCTGGTGGTGGCGGAAGAGTACGCCGTCCTGGACAACATCACCCGTGGCAAGATAATCGCGGGTTTTGTGCGCGGGATCGGCGCCGAATATCATTCCATGGGAGTCAACCCGACCTATTCGCAGGAGCGCTTCATCGAGGCCCATGACTTGATCGTGCGCGCCTGGACCGAGCCTGGTCCCTTCGCCTTCGAGGGCAAGCACTACAATTTCAAGTACGTCAATCCGTGGCCGCGACCCTACCAGGAGCCCCATCCGCCAATCTTCATTCCCTCTTCGGGCTCGTCGAGCACGATCGAATGGGCGGCGGGCAAGCGCTACACCTTCTGCCAGACGCTGGCGCCCATCGCCTTGGTGGCCAAAACCTTCCAGCTCTACCGCGAAGCCGCGCAGCGGGCCGGCTATGAGGCGTCGCCCGACCAACTGGCCTGGTCCAATGCGATCTACGTGGCGGAGAGCGACGCCCGGGCCTTGCGCGAGGCCAAGCCTCATCTGGAGAGTTACGCCAATTACTTTCTCAAGACCAATCCGGCTTTGATGATGCCGCCGGGCTATACCAGTATCGAATCGATCAAGCGTATTCGCCAGCTTCGGGCCCATCGCAGCGATTGGCAGAGCGCCGAGGACCTGATCGACAAAGGGGTGGTAATCGTGGGTGGACCCAACACGGTGCGCGAAAGGCTGGCCGAGTATCAGGATCTGGCCGGCTTCAACTATTCGCTTACCAAGACCCAGTTCGGGACCATGCCTCATGCGATGGTCGAGGCGAATCAAGCGGCGATCGCTCAGGAAGTGCTGCCCTACTTCCGCGAGCGCCGGCCGCAGCCGCGGCGAGAGGCGGTATAG
- a CDS encoding alpha/beta hydrolase: MEPQISTMTLLGASFLVKRAGQGAPMVVVHGGGGSPRFLPALQALAQRFEVIVPQAPGFGGGQLPPWLESVGDLANFYLEFLDALDLRRVHLVGLSLGGWVAAELAMRNASRLASLALMDAPGLLLPGVAQLDPFLLNEEQGVRALFFDQTLADKAVATMLAPESEDVRLANQRTVARLAWQPRFHDPHLQRWLCRIRIPTLIIWGENDRLFPPVYGQAWAQAIAGARLAVVPRCGHLPIQEQPETFVRLVGEFCAERAES; encoded by the coding sequence GTGGAACCGCAGATCTCGACCATGACGTTGTTGGGTGCGTCCTTCCTCGTGAAGCGGGCCGGCCAGGGCGCGCCGATGGTGGTGGTGCACGGCGGAGGTGGGAGCCCGCGGTTTCTTCCCGCTCTGCAGGCTCTGGCCCAACGCTTCGAGGTGATCGTGCCACAGGCTCCAGGCTTCGGCGGCGGCCAGTTACCGCCGTGGCTGGAGAGCGTGGGTGACCTGGCCAATTTCTATCTGGAGTTCCTCGACGCGCTCGATCTGCGCCGCGTCCACCTGGTCGGTTTGTCGCTCGGTGGGTGGGTCGCGGCGGAATTGGCGATGCGCAACGCGAGCCGGCTGGCGTCGCTCGCCTTGATGGACGCCCCTGGGCTCTTGCTGCCCGGAGTCGCGCAGCTCGACCCTTTCCTGCTAAACGAGGAGCAGGGTGTGCGGGCGCTGTTTTTCGACCAAACGCTTGCCGATAAGGCGGTGGCCACGATGCTCGCACCTGAGAGCGAGGACGTGCGGCTGGCCAATCAGCGAACGGTGGCCAGGCTGGCGTGGCAGCCACGTTTCCACGATCCTCACCTGCAGCGCTGGCTTTGTCGCATTCGCATTCCGACCCTCATCATCTGGGGCGAGAACGATCGGCTGTTTCCGCCGGTGTACGGCCAGGCGTGGGCGCAGGCGATTGCGGGAGCGCGGCTAGCGGTGGTGCCGCGCTGTGGCCATCTCCCGATCCAGGAACAACCCGAGACCTTCGTTCGGCTGGTCGGCGAGTTTTGCGCGGAGCGGGCCGAATCATGA
- a CDS encoding DUF4142 domain-containing protein, producing the protein MRTLADTMEGDHRANQAALQALANQSHVQLSNQVSRNQQATYDRLHQLNGAQFNRAFLRDDINEHRQAIEQFRQAEQQLQDNRTAETYIHQTLPVLEAHLHMSENLDRDASAGQTAQNPTGRATEQQ; encoded by the coding sequence ATGCGCACGCTAGCCGATACCATGGAGGGTGACCATCGGGCCAATCAGGCCGCGCTTCAGGCGCTGGCCAACCAGAGCCACGTGCAGCTTTCCAATCAGGTCAGCCGCAACCAGCAGGCGACTTATGATCGGCTCCATCAGCTCAACGGCGCGCAGTTCAACCGGGCCTTCCTGCGCGACGACATCAACGAGCATCGGCAGGCGATCGAGCAGTTCCGCCAAGCCGAGCAGCAGTTGCAGGACAATCGCACCGCCGAGACCTATATTCATCAGACCTTGCCCGTTTTGGAGGCCCATCTGCACATGTCCGAGAATCTCGACCGAGACGCATCCGCCGGCCAAACGGCTCAGAATCCCACCGGGCGCGCGACTGAGCAGCAATAG
- the clpP gene encoding ATP-dependent Clp endopeptidase proteolytic subunit ClpP has product MGVLVPYVIEQTGRGERSYDIFSRLLRDRIVFLGGPITDDVANLISAQLLFLEADNPELEINLYINSPGGSVTAGLAIYDTMQFVKPPVSTLCVGQAASMAAVLLAAGSKGRRYGLPHCRIMIHQLSGEFQGQASDIEIQAREALRLREALNVVLAEHTGQPLKRIEKDTERDSFMSAEQAREYGLIDQILSARTPSKA; this is encoded by the coding sequence ATGGGCGTTTTAGTTCCTTACGTAATCGAGCAGACCGGGCGCGGCGAGCGCTCCTACGATATTTTCTCGCGCCTGCTACGCGATCGGATCGTGTTTTTGGGCGGACCGATTACCGACGATGTGGCCAACCTGATCTCCGCCCAGCTCCTGTTTCTAGAAGCCGACAATCCCGAGCTCGAGATCAACTTGTACATCAATTCACCCGGCGGTTCGGTGACCGCGGGGCTGGCAATTTACGACACCATGCAGTTCGTCAAACCGCCGGTCTCGACCTTGTGCGTGGGTCAGGCGGCGAGCATGGCGGCGGTGCTGCTGGCGGCGGGCAGCAAGGGGCGGCGCTACGGGCTACCCCACTGCCGCATCATGATCCATCAGCTCTCGGGCGAGTTTCAGGGCCAGGCCTCGGATATCGAGATCCAGGCCCGGGAGGCCTTGCGCCTGCGCGAGGCGCTCAACGTGGTACTCGCCGAACACACCGGACAGCCGCTCAAGCGGATCGAAAAAGACACCGAACGCGATTCCTTCATGAGCGCCGAGCAGGCGCGGGAATATGGCCTAATCGACCAAATCCTCAGCGCGCGCACGCCATCGAAAGCGTGA
- the lptB gene encoding LPS export ABC transporter ATP-binding protein yields the protein MASGVELSRAPLVRRPVAELWPGREGARGSLEGRELTKSYNGRRVVNRVGIRIEAGEVVGLLGPNGAGKTTSFYMLVGLLKPDSGVILLNGEDVGSLPLYQRARRGVSYLPQEPSVFRKLTVEQNLLAVLETLPLNEEERTGRLQSLLSELDITHLAKVKAGVLSGGERRRVEITRALVLNPTFLCLDEPFAGIDPITVVEIRRIIEYLKTRGIGVLMSDHNVHETLSIIDRAYVIHGGQILMEGAPQEIVESANVRQVFLGDSFRLR from the coding sequence ATGGCAAGCGGAGTGGAGCTATCCAGGGCGCCGTTAGTGCGCAGGCCGGTGGCCGAGCTGTGGCCGGGGCGGGAAGGTGCGCGCGGCTCCTTGGAAGGGCGCGAACTGACCAAGAGCTACAACGGCCGGCGAGTGGTCAACCGGGTCGGCATTCGCATCGAGGCCGGCGAGGTGGTGGGGTTGCTCGGCCCCAATGGGGCCGGCAAGACCACCAGCTTTTATATGCTGGTGGGACTGCTCAAGCCCGATTCTGGCGTCATCCTGCTAAATGGCGAAGATGTCGGCAGTTTGCCGCTTTATCAACGCGCCCGCCGCGGCGTGAGCTACCTGCCCCAGGAACCCTCGGTATTCCGCAAGCTGACGGTGGAGCAGAACCTGCTGGCGGTGCTGGAGACCTTGCCGCTGAATGAAGAAGAACGCACTGGCCGCCTCCAATCCTTGCTCAGCGAGCTGGATATTACTCACCTGGCCAAGGTTAAGGCGGGGGTGCTATCTGGCGGCGAACGACGGCGGGTGGAAATCACGCGCGCGCTGGTGCTTAATCCGACCTTTTTATGCCTGGACGAGCCCTTTGCCGGGATCGACCCGATCACGGTAGTGGAGATCCGGCGAATTATCGAATATCTCAAAACGCGCGGGATCGGCGTTTTGATGTCGGATCACAACGTGCACGAAACCTTGTCGATTATCGATCGTGCCTACGTTATTCATGGCGGGCAGATCCTGATGGAGGGCGCACCGCAAGAGATCGTGGAAAGTGCCAACGTGCGCCAAGTCTTTTTGGGCGACAGCTTCAGGCTGCGTTGA
- a CDS encoding glycosyl hydrolase 108 family protein, whose protein sequence is MQWWEDEAFAAAVRVVLGHEGGYVANPLDPGGATKYGISQRSYPKLDIKELRPEQAAAIYYRDWWLRYGYGRLPAELAAKLLDLAVTAPVPAHQSLQRALRAGGMGDLKDDGVVGPLTVAAACRCPPAVAIAALRSEFAGYCRLVAARYEAAHGCADPFLEGWLNRSYE, encoded by the coding sequence ATGCAATGGTGGGAGGACGAGGCTTTCGCCGCGGCGGTGCGGGTAGTGCTGGGTCATGAAGGCGGGTACGTCGCCAATCCACTGGATCCGGGAGGGGCTACGAAATACGGGATCAGCCAGCGCAGCTATCCTAAGCTTGATATCAAAGAGCTGCGTCCCGAGCAGGCGGCGGCAATCTACTACCGGGATTGGTGGTTGCGTTACGGTTACGGCCGGCTACCTGCGGAGCTGGCCGCCAAGCTCCTGGATTTGGCGGTCACCGCGCCGGTCCCAGCCCATCAGAGCCTGCAGCGTGCATTGCGCGCGGGCGGGATGGGTGATCTGAAGGATGACGGGGTGGTGGGGCCGCTGACGGTGGCCGCGGCGTGCCGCTGTCCACCGGCGGTGGCGATCGCGGCGTTGCGCTCGGAGTTCGCCGGTTATTGCCGTCTGGTCGCGGCCCGGTATGAGGCCGCGCACGGGTGCGCGGACCCGTTTCTGGAGGGCTGGCTTAATCGCTCCTACGAATGA
- a CDS encoding DUF6582 domain-containing protein, producing the protein MAELSARQRARLHPKSFALPKARKYPIQDRAHARAALARVAQFGTAREKAQVRAAVRRRFPSIQQRPRSKKES; encoded by the coding sequence ATGGCTGAACTGAGCGCGCGCCAGCGCGCACGGCTACATCCCAAGAGCTTCGCGCTGCCCAAGGCACGCAAGTATCCAATCCAGGATCGCGCCCATGCCCGGGCGGCGCTGGCGCGGGTGGCGCAGTTTGGCACGGCGCGAGAGAAGGCGCAGGTGCGCGCCGCGGTGCGCCGGCGCTTTCCCTCAATCCAGCAACGGCCCCGGAGCAAAAAGGAGAGCTAA
- a CDS encoding N4-gp56 family major capsid protein, whose translation MATSFFNPSDPSTNLLWSKELYRETKKKTVATKFIGPTSESLIQILDDTQKHPGDKITYTLRMQLAGAGVLGFGVLQGQEEAMTFYTNSLLIDNLRHAVKLQGSVSQQRVPWNLMNEAKMALSDWFASRYDVAVLNHLGGNAAQSDGRYTGNNQPLAPDVNHQVFAGGASSEASLTATDTFTLSLIDQCVARAKTMTPAIRPVRLSGGEYYVMLLHPYQVQALRKSTTAGDWKDIQMAAMQGGKVEDNPILTGALGMFNGVILHEDARVPYGDNTQNSLHTDLGAPAAGTTNVARGLFCGAQSAVIAFGRNYNWPTKYKWVTQADDYEDQVGVAVGSVFGCVKSTFNGSDFATIVTSTWAQLM comes from the coding sequence ATGGCCACGAGTTTTTTCAATCCATCCGATCCGTCCACCAATTTGCTGTGGAGCAAAGAGCTCTACCGCGAGACCAAGAAAAAGACCGTCGCGACTAAGTTTATCGGGCCGACGTCGGAGTCGTTGATCCAGATTCTGGACGATACTCAGAAACATCCGGGCGACAAGATTACGTACACGTTGCGGATGCAACTAGCGGGAGCCGGAGTACTGGGTTTCGGTGTGCTGCAGGGCCAGGAAGAGGCGATGACCTTCTATACCAACTCCCTGCTGATCGACAATCTGCGTCACGCCGTCAAGCTGCAGGGCTCGGTGTCGCAGCAGCGGGTACCGTGGAACCTGATGAACGAGGCCAAGATGGCGCTGTCGGACTGGTTCGCCAGCCGCTACGACGTCGCGGTGCTCAACCATTTGGGCGGCAACGCGGCGCAGAGCGACGGCCGGTATACCGGCAACAATCAGCCGCTGGCGCCTGATGTCAACCATCAGGTCTTTGCCGGTGGGGCGAGCAGCGAAGCCAGCCTGACCGCGACCGACACCTTCACTCTTTCCCTGATCGATCAGTGCGTGGCGCGCGCCAAGACCATGACCCCGGCGATTCGGCCGGTGCGGCTGTCGGGCGGCGAATACTACGTCATGCTGCTCCATCCGTATCAGGTGCAAGCACTGCGTAAATCGACCACCGCGGGCGACTGGAAAGATATCCAGATGGCGGCGATGCAGGGAGGAAAGGTCGAGGACAACCCGATTCTGACCGGGGCGCTGGGGATGTTCAACGGGGTCATCCTGCACGAGGACGCGCGGGTGCCCTACGGCGACAATACGCAGAACAGCCTACACACCGATCTGGGTGCGCCCGCGGCGGGCACCACCAACGTAGCACGCGGTCTGTTTTGCGGTGCCCAATCGGCGGTGATCGCCTTTGGCCGCAACTACAACTGGCCGACCAAATACAAGTGGGTAACCCAGGCCGACGACTATGAGGATCAGGTCGGAGTGGCGGTGGGCTCGGTATTCGGGTGCGTGAAATCGACCTTCAACGGGTCGGACTTCGCCACGATCGTGACCAGCACTTGGGCGCAGTTGATGTAG
- a CDS encoding VWA domain-containing protein, translating to MHKRIALTNYARICVTLTAIPLLTALIASARPVWAGTAPLLELAQASQLQNFQPGYPPPLPAQNGSQQTLTLPPVAPQSSYPPALEIPPARGQTGTLELPVQPRAQAGVARISITVTDDSGGWVPDLRKQDLTIYENGVRRPILALQRDTNTPASIGIVVDTSGSMEWKLPAAEAALRHFVNTLNPRDDVFLMAFSGRAYLLQDFTSDPAALDHAITILHAYGQTALFDAIVQGLVKVEQGRWPKRALLVMTDGMDNASTYTLPDVIAAARRAGVLIYTVGLGVSNISNASNTPFFGGFGFGFGRRLLAAQQEEVDASTLRTLSEDTGGTTFVLNPRVTNLSELDAHFQAISAELREQYTVLFSSSGGSGPQPIKVEATRPGLDVRAPKWADAGAYSASR from the coding sequence ATGCATAAAAGAATTGCTCTAACTAATTACGCGCGGATTTGCGTGACTTTGACCGCGATACCGCTGCTCACCGCGCTGATCGCATCGGCCAGGCCTGTTTGGGCTGGCACTGCGCCCCTGCTTGAGTTGGCACAAGCCTCCCAATTGCAGAACTTTCAGCCCGGCTATCCGCCCCCATTGCCAGCCCAAAATGGCTCCCAGCAGACTCTTACCCTGCCGCCCGTCGCGCCGCAGTCTTCGTATCCGCCCGCGCTAGAAATTCCCCCTGCCCGCGGCCAGACCGGCACGCTCGAACTCCCCGTCCAACCCCGGGCTCAAGCCGGCGTAGCCAGGATTTCGATTACCGTTACCGATGACAGCGGTGGATGGGTGCCCGACCTGCGCAAACAGGACCTTACCATCTACGAAAATGGCGTTCGTCGCCCCATTCTCGCCCTTCAGCGCGATACCAATACCCCCGCTAGCATCGGCATCGTGGTCGATACCAGCGGTAGCATGGAATGGAAGTTGCCCGCTGCCGAGGCCGCGTTGCGCCACTTCGTCAATACGCTCAACCCGCGCGATGACGTCTTCCTGATGGCCTTTTCAGGCCGCGCCTATCTGCTCCAGGACTTTACTAGCGATCCCGCGGCCTTGGACCACGCCATCACCATCCTCCACGCCTACGGCCAAACCGCTCTGTTCGACGCGATAGTCCAGGGGCTGGTCAAGGTCGAGCAGGGACGTTGGCCGAAGCGAGCCCTGCTCGTGATGACCGACGGAATGGACAATGCCAGCACCTACACCCTGCCCGACGTCATCGCCGCCGCGCGCCGTGCCGGCGTGCTGATTTACACCGTCGGGCTGGGCGTCTCCAACATATCCAACGCCAGCAACACCCCGTTCTTCGGTGGTTTCGGCTTCGGCTTCGGTCGCCGCCTGTTGGCCGCTCAGCAGGAAGAGGTTGACGCCTCGACCCTGCGCACGCTGTCCGAAGACACCGGCGGGACCACCTTCGTGCTCAATCCACGCGTCACCAACCTCTCCGAGCTGGACGCTCACTTCCAGGCCATTTCTGCCGAATTGCGCGAGCAGTACACCGTGCTGTTTTCCTCCTCCGGCGGTTCTGGCCCGCAACCGATCAAAGTCGAAGCCACTCGCCCCGGACTCGACGTGCGCGCGCCCAAATGGGCCGACGCCGGCGCCTACTCCGCCAGCCGTTGA
- a CDS encoding response regulator translates to MSHSPARSTELLLVDDSTADIALALHVVQERQPQPTVTVAHSGSDALDFAFATGKYAARNRAEQPRLILLDATLPGMSGLEVVQRLKGHPRTRPIPVVVLSNSRAAIDLDRFYTAGVNSYLYKDTDFENFCRALHTTLDYWLEFNLLPPPPTA, encoded by the coding sequence TTGAGCCACTCGCCCGCACGTTCAACCGAGCTGCTACTGGTTGACGATAGCACTGCCGACATCGCCCTGGCCCTTCACGTGGTCCAGGAACGCCAACCCCAACCCACCGTGACAGTCGCCCACAGCGGCTCCGATGCGCTGGATTTCGCTTTCGCCACTGGCAAATACGCGGCTCGCAACCGCGCCGAACAACCGCGCTTGATTTTGCTGGACGCTACATTGCCTGGGATGAGCGGCCTGGAGGTGGTGCAACGTCTCAAGGGGCATCCGCGCACTCGGCCAATTCCGGTGGTCGTGCTCAGCAATTCTCGCGCCGCAATTGACCTGGACCGCTTCTATACCGCCGGGGTTAACTCCTACCTCTACAAAGACACCGATTTCGAAAACTTTTGCCGCGCTTTGCACACTACCCTGGATTACTGGCTGGAATTCAATCTGCTCCCACCCCCGCCCACTGCCTGA